A single Tamandua tetradactyla isolate mTamTet1 chromosome X, mTamTet1.pri, whole genome shotgun sequence DNA region contains:
- the OTUD6A gene encoding OTU domain-containing protein 6A yields the protein MDDPQGEHQRMIRRHHREKKELQARIQVMKNSAPKSDKQKRKQMFLDVARLEAEMEQKHRYELEKFGERFPDNSNVENIAEDLAKMDLENQSPRLSRAQKRRQRRATLQRARQERLAEAELEHLAGYRREEEEKLSIILGARNLEMKDIPADGHCMYRAIQDQLVFSVTVESLRSRTSEYMQKHIDDFLPFFSNPETGDAYSRDDFMAYCYDIVHSASWGGQLELRALSHILQTPIEVIQADSPAVVVGEEYDKKPLTLVYLRYACNLGEHYNSVKPLEVGAVGGAAPRFF from the coding sequence ATGGATGATCCTCAGGGTGAGCATCAGCGGATGATCCGGCGCCACCACCGTGAGAAGAAAGAACTGCAGGCCCGTATCCAGGTCATGAAGAACTCGGCCCCCAAGAGTGACaagcagaaaagaaagcagaTGTTCCTAGATGTGGCTCGCCTTGAAGCCGAGATGGAGCAGAAGCACCGCTACGAGCTGGAGAAGTTCGGAGAGCGCTTCCCCGACAACAGCAACGTGGAGAATATTGCTGAAGATCTCGCCAAGATGGATCTCGAGAACCAGTCTCCCCGCCTTTCCCGGGCACAGAAAAGGCGCCAAAGAAGGGCAACCCTCCAGAGAGCGcgacaggagaggctcgccgagGCTGAGCTGGAGCACCTGGCCGGCTACCGCcgtgaggaggaggagaagctgTCCATCATCCTGGGGGCCAGGAATCTGGAGATGAAGGATATCCCGGCCGACGGCCACTGCATGTATCGCGCCATCCAAGACCAGCTAGTGTTCTCCGTGACCGTGGAGAGCCTGCGGAGCCGCACCTCTGAGTACATGCAGAAGCACATCGACGACTTCCTGCCCTTCTTCAGCAACCCGGAAACCGGCGACGCCTACAGCCGCGACGACTTCATGGCCTACTGCTATGACATCGTGCACAGCGCGTCGTGGGGAGGCCAGCTTGAGCTGAGGGCCCTGTCACACATCCTGCAGACCCCCATCGAGGTGATCCAGGCCGATTCGCCCGCCGTGGTCGTCGGGGAGGAGTACGACAAGAAGCCGCTCACCCTGGTCTACCTTCGCTATGCCTGCAACCTGGGGGAGCACTACAACTCTGTGAAGCCGCTTGAGGTCGGAGCCGTTGGAGGTGCGGCACCGCGCTTCTTCTAG